In Pleurocapsa sp. PCC 7319, the following are encoded in one genomic region:
- the gltX gene encoding glutamate--tRNA ligase: protein MSVRVRIAPSPTGNLHIGTARTAVFNWLFAHRHQGTFVLRVEDTDAARSRPEYTENIKSGLAWLGLNWDEGPFFQTQRLDKYQQAVQTLLDKGLAYPCYCTPEELEEMRETQKAKGQAPGYDNRHRDLTSAEQEAFAAQGRKPVIRFKIDGDRTIVWKDLIRDTVTWKGSDLGGDMVIARTAETEDQPYGQALYNLAVVVDDIDMQISHIIRGEDHIANTAKQILLYEALGAEVPSFAHSPLILNQEGRKLSKRDGVTSIDDFRKMGFLPEALVNYMTLLGWTFPDATKEIFTLEEAAKEFDLERVNKAGAKFDWDKLDWINSQYLHQMPADKLTGLLIPYWQEAGYAVDKMDRAWLESLTALTAPTLNRLTDVIKETSVFFVDAVEHSEEAMDLLQQEGVAAVITEIAEGVKNADSITEEDAKALIKQVTKSQKVKKGLVMRSLRASLTGELHGPDLTQTWLLLNQLGEDKKRLLETLEKIAD from the coding sequence GTGAGTGTTAGAGTAAGGATTGCTCCTTCACCGACAGGAAATTTACACATTGGTACAGCACGGACAGCTGTATTCAATTGGCTATTTGCCCATCGCCATCAAGGTACGTTTGTCTTGAGAGTTGAAGATACAGATGCAGCGCGATCGCGTCCTGAATATACAGAGAATATTAAATCAGGGTTAGCTTGGCTGGGTCTTAATTGGGACGAAGGACCATTTTTTCAAACCCAACGTTTAGATAAATACCAACAAGCCGTACAAACTTTACTCGATAAGGGTTTAGCCTATCCTTGCTACTGTACTCCCGAAGAATTAGAAGAGATGCGGGAAACTCAAAAAGCGAAAGGACAAGCTCCTGGTTATGATAATCGTCACCGCGATTTAACTTCAGCAGAACAAGAGGCTTTTGCTGCTCAAGGACGTAAGCCAGTAATTCGCTTTAAAATTGATGGCGATCGCACTATTGTCTGGAAAGATTTAATTAGAGACACAGTCACTTGGAAAGGAAGTGATTTGGGTGGAGACATGGTTATTGCTCGCACTGCAGAAACAGAAGATCAGCCTTATGGACAGGCTTTATATAATCTGGCGGTAGTGGTAGATGATATCGATATGCAAATTTCCCACATTATTCGTGGAGAAGATCATATTGCCAACACTGCCAAACAAATCTTGCTCTATGAAGCATTAGGCGCAGAAGTCCCTTCTTTTGCTCATAGCCCCCTCATTCTCAACCAAGAAGGACGCAAATTATCCAAACGGGACGGCGTAACCTCCATTGATGATTTTCGTAAGATGGGTTTTTTACCCGAAGCTTTAGTTAACTACATGACTTTACTCGGTTGGACTTTTCCCGATGCGACAAAAGAAATTTTCACTCTTGAGGAAGCAGCTAAGGAGTTTGATCTAGAACGGGTTAACAAAGCGGGAGCAAAATTTGACTGGGACAAATTGGATTGGATTAACAGTCAATATCTCCATCAAATGCCTGCTGACAAATTAACTGGTTTATTAATTCCCTATTGGCAGGAAGCTGGCTATGCCGTAGACAAAATGGATCGGGCTTGGTTAGAAAGCTTAACTGCTTTAACTGCACCTACTTTAAATCGTTTAACAGATGTGATCAAAGAAACTAGTGTGTTCTTTGTCGATGCTGTTGAACACAGTGAGGAAGCGATGGATCTACTCCAACAAGAAGGAGTAGCCGCTGTAATTACAGAAATAGCTGAAGGGGTTAAAAATGCCGACAGCATAACAGAAGAAGATGCCAAAGCTTTAATTAAACAAGTAACTAAAAGCCAAAAAGTTAAAAAAGGCTTAGTCATGCGATCGCTTAGGGCTAGTTTAACCGGAGAATTACATGGTCCCGATTTGACTCAAACTTGGTTATTACTTAATCAGCTAGGAGAGGATAAAAAACGACTGCTTGAGACTCTGGAAAAAATTGCCGATTAG
- the yidD gene encoding membrane protein insertion efficiency factor YidD, translating to MKTLLLWLIKSYRRFISPLFPPSCRFQPTCSQYALEAIDTYGTLKGSWLSVRRILRCHPFHPGGYDPVPSSDKAQDQ from the coding sequence ATGAAAACTTTATTACTATGGCTAATTAAAAGTTATCGTCGCTTCATTTCGCCGCTATTTCCTCCCAGTTGCCGCTTTCAACCTACTTGCTCTCAATATGCCCTAGAAGCAATCGACACTTATGGTACTTTGAAAGGGAGTTGGTTATCAGTAAGGCGTATTTTACGCTGTCATCCTTTTCATCCAGGAGGCTATGATCCTGTGCCATCATCGGACAAAGCTCAGGATCAATAA
- a CDS encoding M48 family metallopeptidase, with product MNLSNKALIGLTADRFRHPLDLEATNTLKQLPGLDIAIRSVLGSVAEQFFYLNNIASSVLVSEKQLPNLHQLLIEACEILDLEPPQLYVQQNPTPNAYTFAMRGKQPFVVLHTSLIEMLTPQEIQAVIAHELGHLKCEHGVYLTMANVLVLAANLLPSWGTILAQSLQERMLQWVRCAEFSCDRAALLAIQDPKVVMSVLMKLAGGSPTLAPQLNLDAFIEQAKAYDSVGADSLGEMLKTAQTAQLTHPVPVIRAREIDRWASSAQYQSIVDQKQMTQGKKLGWSNW from the coding sequence ATGAATTTATCAAACAAAGCTTTAATTGGGTTAACTGCCGATCGCTTTCGCCATCCTCTAGACTTAGAAGCTACTAATACTCTGAAGCAGTTACCAGGGTTAGATATTGCTATTCGTAGTGTCTTGGGTTCGGTAGCAGAACAGTTTTTTTATCTCAATAACATTGCCTCTAGTGTTTTAGTTAGCGAGAAACAGTTACCCAATCTGCATCAACTATTAATTGAAGCCTGCGAAATTCTCGATCTAGAGCCTCCTCAGCTATATGTACAGCAAAATCCCACACCCAATGCTTATACTTTTGCCATGAGAGGTAAACAACCGTTTGTGGTACTGCATACATCTTTGATCGAGATGCTTACTCCTCAAGAAATCCAAGCGGTCATTGCTCATGAATTGGGGCATCTCAAATGTGAACACGGAGTTTATTTAACCATGGCGAATGTCTTGGTGTTAGCGGCTAATTTACTCCCAAGTTGGGGGACAATTTTAGCTCAATCTTTACAGGAGAGAATGTTGCAATGGGTGCGCTGTGCCGAATTTAGTTGCGATCGCGCTGCCCTATTAGCCATTCAAGATCCTAAAGTAGTTATGTCGGTATTAATGAAGTTAGCAGGAGGTTCTCCTACTTTGGCACCGCAACTCAATTTAGATGCTTTTATTGAGCAAGCAAAAGCATATGATTCTGTTGGTGCAGATAGTTTAGGAGAAATGCTCAAGACGGCTCAAACTGCACAATTAACTCATCCTGTACCCGTGATCAGAGCTAGAGAAATAGATCGCTGGGCAAGTTCTGCTCAGTATCAGTCAATAGTTGACCAAAAACAGATGACACAAGGTAAAAAATTAGGCTGGAGTAATTGGTAA
- a CDS encoding MBL fold metallo-hydrolase produces the protein MKRRQFIHYGGAGLATAIATTLIPSRQPSQAQTATDGVTIQYFGHTCFLFTGDGLKVLVNPYESLGCTAGYALPDLQPDLVLVSSFLLDEGAIESVKGKPQVITQRGTHQFGNIKFQGFSLPHDREDGRRFGQNIAWRWTQGGVSILHLGGAAAPLETEDKILLGGVDVLLAPVGGGVKAYGPQEAKKTVEVLRPRMVIPTHYRTTAAAENCDLVTVDEFLNLAQDMEVAQVGRDRFKIKQSDFQSERILVRVLDYSS, from the coding sequence ATGAAACGGCGACAGTTCATTCACTATGGTGGGGCTGGTTTGGCAACAGCGATCGCGACGACTCTAATTCCTTCTCGTCAACCTTCCCAAGCGCAGACAGCTACTGATGGTGTGACAATTCAATATTTCGGACATACCTGTTTTTTATTTACCGGTGACGGTTTAAAAGTTTTGGTTAATCCTTATGAATCTTTGGGGTGTACTGCTGGTTATGCTCTGCCAGATCTCCAACCAGACCTAGTTTTAGTCAGTAGTTTTTTATTAGACGAAGGGGCGATTGAATCCGTTAAAGGAAAACCTCAGGTCATTACTCAGCGAGGTACTCATCAGTTTGGCAACATTAAATTTCAAGGCTTCTCTCTGCCTCATGATCGAGAAGATGGTAGACGCTTTGGTCAAAATATTGCTTGGCGTTGGACTCAGGGGGGAGTTAGTATTCTTCATCTAGGTGGTGCGGCAGCACCTTTGGAGACGGAGGATAAAATTCTCTTAGGTGGTGTTGACGTGCTCTTGGCTCCTGTTGGTGGTGGCGTCAAAGCTTATGGTCCTCAAGAAGCGAAAAAGACGGTAGAGGTGCTTCGTCCCAGGATGGTTATTCCCACACATTATCGCACTACAGCAGCGGCAGAAAACTGTGATTTAGTGACAGTAGATGAATTTCTAAATCTGGCGCAAGATATGGAAGTTGCCCAAGTGGGACGCGATCGCTTTAAAATTAAACAGTCTGATTTCCAAAGCGAGCGTATTTTGGTCCGAGTACTAGACTATAGTTCATGA
- a CDS encoding RodZ family helix-turn-helix domain-containing protein, protein MSNDFGKLIRQARKERKYSQRELAKLLKMDFTYLSKLENNRADYAPKEGVIRGLAQHLNLDEEELIFLAGRIPQQEEDLLKQHYKDMPVLFRRMRENPEFAQRVFREASMTDQ, encoded by the coding sequence GTGTCGAACGATTTTGGTAAATTAATTCGTCAAGCTAGAAAAGAACGAAAATACTCTCAGCGAGAATTAGCCAAGCTGTTAAAAATGGATTTTACCTATCTATCCAAACTAGAAAATAATCGAGCTGATTATGCACCCAAAGAGGGGGTAATTCGCGGTTTGGCACAACATTTAAACTTAGACGAAGAAGAGCTAATTTTTTTGGCAGGAAGAATTCCTCAACAGGAAGAAGATTTACTTAAGCAACACTATAAGGATATGCCGGTTTTATTTCGTCGGATGCGGGAAAATCCTGAATTTGCCCAAAGAGTATTCCGCGAAGCTTCCATGACAGACCAATAG
- a CDS encoding DUF3285 domain-containing protein — MSNPSPEQIQKPAISIDSNLESNSANTKPQDSYVKLAMRNMVRKGRQSLWHFFLTTVGLVGLLVGLAYLTKP; from the coding sequence ATGTCAAATCCTTCTCCCGAACAGATTCAAAAACCCGCTATCTCTATTGATAGCAATTTAGAAAGCAATTCAGCAAATACTAAACCTCAAGATAGCTATGTGAAGTTGGCGATGCGAAACATGGTTCGTAAAGGGCGGCAATCTCTCTGGCATTTTTTCTTAACTACTGTTGGTCTAGTCGGACTATTAGTCGGTCTAGCTTATTTGACTAAACCCTAG
- a CDS encoding diacylglycerol/polyprenol kinase family protein has product MGHLELSSPVENAIANFIYPLGAVFIYLAMLVILAETLSRLIPDDPELTRKIVHIGSGNVILLAWWLDISTEVIVSAAIIAAAIALTSYIIPILPSIESVGRKSLGTLFYAISIGILTACFWQDSPQYTAIGILTMAWGDGMAAIIGQRFGKHTYQVGQITKSWEGSLAMAIASFLVTGLILWLVEGNSWETWSISLVVALVATLLEAFSKLGIDNLTVPLGSATLCFFSVQALLFS; this is encoded by the coding sequence ATGGGTCATTTAGAATTATCATCTCCGGTAGAAAATGCCATCGCCAATTTTATTTATCCATTGGGGGCTGTTTTTATCTACTTAGCGATGCTAGTAATTTTAGCGGAAACTCTCAGCCGTCTGATTCCTGATGATCCAGAATTAACCCGTAAAATAGTCCACATTGGTAGTGGGAATGTAATTTTACTCGCCTGGTGGCTAGATATTTCCACTGAAGTCATCGTTAGTGCAGCAATTATTGCCGCAGCGATCGCCCTAACATCTTATATCATTCCCATTTTACCCAGTATCGAAAGTGTGGGGCGAAAAAGCTTAGGCACACTTTTTTATGCCATTAGTATTGGTATTCTAACCGCTTGTTTTTGGCAAGATAGTCCTCAATATACCGCAATTGGTATCTTAACCATGGCTTGGGGCGATGGAATGGCGGCAATTATTGGTCAGCGTTTTGGCAAACATACCTATCAAGTTGGGCAAATCACCAAAAGTTGGGAAGGTTCTCTAGCAATGGCGATCGCTAGCTTTTTGGTTACTGGATTAATTTTATGGCTAGTTGAGGGCAATAGTTGGGAGACATGGTCAATTTCTTTAGTGGTTGCATTAGTTGCAACCCTATTAGAAGCTTTTTCTAAACTAGGAATAGATAATTTGACTGTCCCCTTGGGCAGTGCTACATTATGCTTTTTTAGCGTTCAGGCACTATTATTTAGTTAA
- a CDS encoding aminodeoxychorismate/anthranilate synthase component II, whose product MIIVIDNYDSFTYNLVQYLGELSQELPVAKDILVYRNDSIDIDTIRKLKPDGILISPGPGRPEDAGISLQLIDQLGSEIPILGVCLGHQSIGEVFGGKVVSAPVLMHGKTSPVHHQNVGVFEGLDSPFTATRYHSLVIDRQTIPDNLEITAWVDDGTIMGVRHRDYHHVQGVQFHPESILTDSGKSLLRNFLKSLK is encoded by the coding sequence TTGATTATAGTCATCGATAACTACGATAGTTTTACTTATAATTTGGTGCAATATTTAGGAGAATTAAGTCAAGAATTGCCAGTTGCAAAGGATATTCTTGTCTATCGCAATGATTCTATCGATATTGATACCATTAGGAAACTTAAACCAGACGGTATTTTAATCTCACCTGGACCTGGCCGCCCAGAAGATGCGGGCATTTCGCTTCAATTAATTGACCAGCTCGGTTCTGAGATACCGATCTTGGGAGTTTGTCTAGGTCATCAAAGCATTGGTGAGGTATTTGGTGGCAAGGTAGTTTCGGCACCAGTGTTAATGCATGGTAAAACCTCCCCGGTGCACCATCAAAATGTTGGTGTGTTTGAAGGTTTAGATTCCCCATTTACTGCAACCAGATATCATAGTTTAGTGATTGACCGCCAGACTATTCCCGATAATTTAGAAATTACTGCCTGGGTAGATGATGGAACTATTATGGGAGTTCGCCATCGCGATTATCATCATGTTCAAGGGGTACAATTTCATCCAGAAAGTATTCTGACAGACAGCGGTAAATCCTTGTTACGTAATTTTTTAAAATCACTAAAATAG
- a CDS encoding diacylglycerol kinase family protein produces MKSSTIVPTAMESSPVNKKIIRQLAWQVAPNLFLSFKYAWAGVRYAFVTQRNFRIHTLIGFLAVTLGILLEIKAMEMAIIIMTCAMVMILELINTAIESVVDLTVKQTYHELAKIAKDCAAGAVLISAIAAVMVAAFILLPPLLQRIMPML; encoded by the coding sequence ATGAAATCTTCTACTATTGTCCCTACTGCTATGGAATCTTCGCCAGTCAATAAAAAAATCATTCGTCAGTTAGCTTGGCAGGTAGCACCAAATTTATTTCTGAGCTTTAAATATGCTTGGGCTGGAGTACGTTATGCTTTTGTAACTCAAAGAAACTTTCGTATTCATACTCTGATTGGTTTCTTGGCTGTGACTCTAGGAATTTTACTAGAAATCAAGGCCATGGAAATGGCGATAATTATTATGACCTGCGCCATGGTGATGATTTTGGAGTTAATCAATACCGCAATCGAATCTGTAGTTGATCTTACTGTTAAGCAAACTTATCACGAGCTAGCTAAAATAGCTAAGGACTGTGCTGCTGGTGCAGTTTTGATTAGTGCGATCGCAGCGGTAATGGTAGCTGCATTTATCTTGCTTCCACCGCTATTGCAGCGTATTATGCCTATGTTGTAA
- a CDS encoding ImmA/IrrE family metallo-endopeptidase, protein MSVFRPFRFIPKIEIEACALNVWLEMAKARFELQLPLDVSLIAEFLELDLVWDTIPDDAGGTIAARILPLEKLVEINENIPQLRGGFGESTIAHEIGHWILHIDRVQVERYIRLKQKGVDVQVKPFLCHHEDNLAGIEWQAQYFAGCLLMPQHILTELIQGKDLTQWSHLYHIAQNLGVTISNLTTRLQDLGWIVLGSNTRKIKLTKTTPII, encoded by the coding sequence GTGAGTGTTTTTCGTCCGTTTCGATTTATTCCCAAAATTGAAATCGAGGCTTGTGCTTTAAATGTTTGGTTAGAGATGGCAAAAGCTCGTTTTGAGCTTCAATTACCTTTAGATGTCAGTTTAATTGCGGAATTTTTGGAACTGGATTTAGTATGGGATACGATTCCAGATGATGCAGGAGGTACAATTGCAGCGAGAATTTTACCCTTAGAAAAACTAGTTGAAATTAACGAAAATATTCCCCAGCTACGAGGAGGTTTCGGCGAATCGACGATTGCCCATGAGATCGGGCATTGGATATTGCATATTGATAGAGTGCAAGTAGAACGTTATATTAGACTGAAACAAAAAGGTGTTGATGTTCAGGTAAAACCTTTTCTCTGTCATCATGAAGATAATTTAGCGGGAATTGAATGGCAAGCACAATATTTTGCGGGATGCTTGCTGATGCCTCAGCATATATTAACTGAATTAATACAAGGCAAAGACTTAACTCAATGGTCTCATCTCTACCACATTGCGCAAAATTTAGGGGTAACTATTTCTAACCTGACAACTCGTTTACAGGATTTAGGTTGGATTGTTCTAGGTTCTAATACTCGTAAAATTAAATTGACTAAAACTACTCCCATAATCTAG
- the ybeY gene encoding rRNA maturation RNase YbeY, which yields MDITAKQLVNAVVYVENLYEGSLIDCSLSSVKSIPWSSWFQMWIQFLDSQTVMTKECEVGLRLTDDRQIQILNHQYRSLDQPTDVLAFAATEVDITIPQDFEEPLYLGDIVISLDTAARQAQAQNHSLVMELAWLASHGLLHLLGWDHPDAHSLKQMLNRQSDLIQLVEIQPSY from the coding sequence ATGGATATAACTGCCAAACAACTTGTAAATGCTGTGGTTTATGTCGAAAATCTCTATGAAGGAAGTTTGATAGACTGCAGCCTGAGTTCGGTCAAGTCCATTCCCTGGAGCAGTTGGTTTCAAATGTGGATACAATTTTTAGATTCTCAAACAGTGATGACCAAGGAGTGTGAAGTCGGTTTACGATTAACTGACGATCGCCAGATCCAGATTCTTAATCATCAATATCGTTCTTTAGACCAACCTACTGACGTATTAGCTTTTGCAGCTACAGAAGTAGATATAACTATTCCCCAAGACTTTGAAGAACCTTTGTATCTGGGAGATATTGTTATTTCACTGGATACTGCTGCCAGACAAGCTCAAGCACAAAACCATTCTCTAGTGATGGAGTTGGCTTGGTTAGCTAGTCACGGTTTATTACATCTTTTGGGTTGGGATCATCCTGATGCTCATAGTCTTAAGCAGATGCTCAATCGGCAGTCAGACTTAATTCAACTAGTTGAAATTCAGCCAAGTTACTGA
- a CDS encoding DUF427 domain-containing protein yields the protein MPKAIWNGQVLAESDRTEVVENNQYFPPDSINQEYFRPSSTHTTCPWKGQASYYTIVVDGKENKDAAWYYPETKEKANNIKGYVAFWRGVTVEA from the coding sequence ATGCCAAAAGCAATTTGGAATGGACAAGTCTTAGCCGAAAGCGATCGCACCGAAGTTGTCGAAAACAACCAATATTTTCCCCCAGATTCGATTAATCAGGAATATTTTCGCCCCAGTTCCACTCACACAACTTGTCCCTGGAAAGGACAAGCTAGCTACTACACAATCGTTGTCGATGGCAAGGAGAATAAAGATGCTGCCTGGTACTATCCTGAAACGAAAGAAAAAGCCAACAATATCAAAGGTTATGTGGCTTTTTGGCGAGGTGTAACTGTAGAAGCTTGA